TCGCAAGATCTTTGCCGAGGCGGCCAGCCGCATCGAGGTGATGCTGGTCAAGCTGGCTGATCGGCTGCACAACATGCGCACCCTGGACAGCCTCCGCCAGGACAAGCGCCAGAAGATCGCCGAAGAGACTCTGGACATCTATGCCCCCATCGCCAAGCTCATGGGCCTCTACGAGCTGAAGCGGGAGCTCTTTCACCACGCCCTGGTGCACAAGTTCCCCAGCAAGGCCCAGCGGCTCCTGGCCCATATCGGCAGCCTGCCCAGCGACCCGGAGGTCCAGGCCATCAAGCGGATGCTGGACGAGGAGATGCGGCGGGTCTGGCTGGAGGGGCGGGTGGAGGTGCGACCCAAGGGCCTGGGGGCCTACTACGATCCGGTGGGCCGCCGTTTGCGGTCCGAGATCGACGGCGCCGTCGAGCTCATCGTGCTGGTCAATGACCGTCCCGCCTGCTACCGCGCCCTGGGGGTGGTGAACCTCACCTTTCCGCCCATCCCCACCTCGATCCGGGACTACATCGCCAACCAGAAGCCCTCCGGCTACCAGAGCCTGCACAGCCGCGCCAACATCTGGGGCCGAACCTATCTTTTCAAGTTCCGCACCCGCCGCATGGCCGAGGCCTACCGCATCGGCATCCTTTCCCGCTGGACCCCGGACGGCCGGAACCTCAAGGCCTTCGAGAGCCAGCTCCGGGAGATGTTCGACGTCATGGGGCAGGAGGGTGAGCTTTCCTACCGGGAGATCATCCAGGCCACCGACCGCAAGGAGATCTGCACCTTCACCCCCAAAGGCGACCAGAAGTGGCTGCCCAAGGAAAGCACGGTTCTGGACTTCGCCTTCCAGATCCACACCGAGATCGGCGAGCGATGCTCCCATGGGGTGATCGGTGGCCAGCGGGTGGAGGTGGATCACGTGCTGGCCGACGGCGACCGGATCGAGATCGTCTGCCATGAGAGGCCGGCGCCCTTCGACCCGGAGATCCTCACCCGCTGCCGTACGGCCCGGGCCCGGGCCGTGCTGGCCAAGATCGTCCGCAGCCGCCGCACCGCCACCAGCCGGGAGCTGGGGCGAGCGATCGTCCGCCAGGAGCTCCGGCGCTATGGGGTGCCGCAAGAGGTCCTGGAAAGGG
This genomic interval from Thermodesulfobacteriota bacterium contains the following:
- a CDS encoding HD domain-containing protein, producing MTVRPALPGAGSRANGRRERPAPTFDLSTYSSRLQELLGPGQEGGDLFWRALEFAARVHADQRRRSGEPYISHPCAVAEILVRDMGVKDQAVLAAALLHDTVEDVPELVTVASLTEEFGPQVAGIVDACTKLPDLTGDRQTARKRVHRKIFAEAASRIEVMLVKLADRLHNMRTLDSLRQDKRQKIAEETLDIYAPIAKLMGLYELKRELFHHALVHKFPSKAQRLLAHIGSLPSDPEVQAIKRMLDEEMRRVWLEGRVEVRPKGLGAYYDPVGRRLRSEIDGAVELIVLVNDRPACYRALGVVNLTFPPIPTSIRDYIANQKPSGYQSLHSRANIWGRTYLFKFRTRRMAEAYRIGILSRWTPDGRNLKAFESQLREMFDVMGQEGELSYREIIQATDRKEICTFTPKGDQKWLPKESTVLDFAFQIHTEIGERCSHGVIGGQRVEVDHVLADGDRIEIVCHERPAPFDPEILTRCRTARARAVLAKIVRSRRTATSRELGRAIVRQELRRYGVPQEVLEREGMIFLLEYFQVAGLDDLYQGVGEGRLGLREIMWEIQHGLWAGRRALEPPTGAFNQFQLATLDPVSVKLSACCHPLPVERGLLGLVSERGLSVHRRDCGKFRDLKMRREDVVELRWRLKETPVPKPQRIVLTGASAKWILYVLSEAPPLWIVERAQALSPEAPGTAAWRVDFTVASLADLKAVLAHFATAGVAARFTLEQ